The following are encoded together in the Candidatus Neomarinimicrobiota bacterium genome:
- a CDS encoding helix-turn-helix domain-containing protein has protein sequence MHDTAFRLKEIRKLRGLSQAEFAKTLGVPLRSYQAYEVGEHPFSEDLLKRLAGIGISVQWLLTGDGDMNAPIREEVAQLEALVEYWRANYKLLEANINRVRAQIKDEYGEELAARLCDELLPELDVLVQFPHPTGKAKEIVGLAEEKSKKREA, from the coding sequence ATGCATGATACAGCGTTCAGATTAAAAGAAATTCGTAAATTGAGAGGATTATCTCAAGCTGAGTTCGCAAAAACTCTAGGTGTGCCTCTTAGATCATATCAGGCATATGAAGTGGGAGAACATCCTTTCTCGGAAGACCTTCTGAAGCGACTCGCCGGTATAGGAATAAGTGTTCAATGGCTATTAACTGGCGATGGCGATATGAATGCTCCCATCCGGGAGGAAGTGGCCCAGCTGGAGGCCCTGGTGGAGTACTGGCGGGCGAACTACAAGTTACTTGAAGCGAACATCAACCGGGTCCGAGCGCAGATAAAGGATGAGTACGGCGAGGAGCTGGCGGCGCGGCTATGCGATGAGCTGCTACCGGAATTGGACGTGCTGGTGCAGTTTCCGCATCCGACGGGGAAGGCGAAGGAGATCGTTGGACTGGCTGAGGAGAAATCGAAAAAGCGGGAAGCTTGA